From Achromobacter spanius, a single genomic window includes:
- a CDS encoding dUTPase: MNQAQAATMLKLQGHLNSMINPDWVNGGARFLRAAFVESAEALEHYGWKWWKKQTIDLPQVQMELVDILHFYLSHTIVQSAGDVEAAARALVTDLATPATVALDGKTYALDALNVPELLELIGGLAVCGRASFKVLEQTMTACEMTWNDAYTQYVSKNVLNIFRQQHGYKEGTYIKIWNGEEDNVVLARLLSQQDPASADFADVLHRELEAAYAKL, encoded by the coding sequence TTGAACCAGGCCCAGGCGGCCACGATGCTGAAGCTGCAAGGCCATCTGAACAGCATGATCAATCCGGACTGGGTCAACGGCGGCGCCCGCTTCCTGCGCGCCGCGTTCGTTGAATCGGCCGAAGCCCTGGAACACTACGGCTGGAAGTGGTGGAAGAAGCAGACCATCGACCTGCCGCAGGTCCAGATGGAACTGGTCGACATCCTGCACTTCTACCTGTCGCACACGATCGTCCAGTCGGCTGGCGACGTCGAAGCCGCCGCGCGCGCGTTGGTGACCGACCTGGCCACGCCGGCGACGGTCGCGCTGGACGGCAAGACCTATGCGCTGGACGCGCTGAACGTGCCGGAACTGCTCGAGCTGATCGGCGGGCTGGCCGTTTGCGGCCGGGCCAGCTTCAAGGTCCTGGAGCAGACGATGACCGCCTGCGAGATGACCTGGAACGACGCCTACACGCAGTATGTGTCCAAGAACGTGCTGAACATCTTCCGCCAGCAGCACGGCTACAAGGAAGGCACCTACATCAAGATCTGGAACGGCGAGGAAGACAACGTCGTGCTGGCGCGCCTGCTGTCGCAGCAGGATCCCGCCAGCGCGGACTTCGCCGACGTGCTGCATCGCGAGTTGGAAGCCGCGTACGCCAAGCTGTAA